One region of Faecalibacter bovis genomic DNA includes:
- a CDS encoding efflux RND transporter periplasmic adaptor subunit — protein MKKHIVILCSSIALMSCNKEEKNKVEIEQAATETSILKLTDAQLKNFLIDTASLQNQNLPTTIRLNAKTEVTPQYTVSITNPFGGYVKRIALIPGNYVQKGQVVVVLEDPQYIQMQEDYLTTKALLEQASADYTRQKDLNAEKAASDKMMQQAKATQQTLLVKKRALEEKLKLMNINPSSVSLSSIRRTINVYAPISGMVSEVFANSGQYVSPADAMLEIINPNTSLLNVKVFEKDLVSVQIGQYLKAYTNANPEQQLTAQISSISNQVNEDGTVDVFARITNPNGIQLTANMYFNVELEITSLKANVLPEDAVVHYEGKDFVFERQNKNQFKLIPVTIGTSANKMIEIKSPANSGKVYITKGAYNLITAMKNSSAEEE, from the coding sequence ATGAAAAAACATATCGTAATACTTTGTTCATCAATTGCTTTGATGAGCTGTAATAAAGAAGAAAAAAATAAGGTAGAAATCGAACAAGCTGCAACAGAAACTTCGATTTTAAAATTAACGGATGCGCAATTAAAGAATTTTCTAATTGATACAGCATCCTTACAAAATCAGAATTTACCGACGACAATCCGTTTAAATGCGAAGACAGAAGTTACACCGCAATACACAGTTTCAATTACCAATCCATTCGGAGGATATGTGAAAAGAATTGCGTTGATTCCTGGAAATTATGTGCAAAAAGGACAAGTGGTTGTAGTTTTAGAAGATCCGCAATATATCCAAATGCAAGAGGATTATTTAACGACAAAAGCGTTGTTAGAGCAAGCTAGTGCAGATTATACACGCCAAAAAGATTTGAATGCAGAAAAAGCTGCAAGTGATAAAATGATGCAACAAGCAAAAGCGACGCAACAAACTTTGTTAGTTAAAAAACGTGCGTTAGAAGAGAAATTAAAATTAATGAACATCAATCCTTCATCTGTTTCATTGTCAAGTATTCGTAGAACAATAAACGTATATGCGCCAATTAGTGGAATGGTAAGCGAGGTATTTGCTAATTCGGGTCAATATGTTTCTCCAGCCGATGCAATGCTGGAAATCATTAATCCAAATACCTCTTTATTAAACGTAAAAGTTTTTGAGAAAGATTTAGTCAGCGTACAAATTGGTCAATATTTAAAAGCTTATACGAATGCCAATCCAGAGCAACAATTAACGGCTCAAATTTCATCGATTTCAAATCAAGTGAATGAAGATGGAACTGTAGATGTATTTGCGCGTATTACGAATCCAAATGGAATCCAATTAACTGCGAATATGTATTTTAATGTTGAATTAGAAATAACTTCTTTAAAGGCAAATGTTTTACCAGAAGATGCGGTTGTACATTACGAAGGTAAAGATTTCGTTTTTGAACGTCAGAATAAAAATCAATTCAAATTAATTCCAGTTACAATTGGTACGTCTGCAAATAAAATGATTGAGATTAAATCACCAGCTAATTCAGGCAAAGTTTATATTACAAAAGGTGCTTACAACCTTATAACAGCGATGAAAAATAGCAGTGCGGAAGAAGAATAA
- a CDS encoding T9SS type A sorting domain-containing protein, producing MKRITLLFLFFSICSFAQFTTNDVKFYVGEGDRTAYFIADFKDGTDDRSYVWGIRFDQDEPINGTEMLQLIADYEPNFTYEQSSGFLDRIAFNHHDSYEQEYDYWSLWYSRDGQNWNMGGWMTSDLIDGYWYAATYGFGMNVPGPDAPVAPIPAYSSQWLQQNYVSSWIGTGTNNSLVIIDFGTDTNNVADSFVVGINYNGNITVEQALQLIQENNTDFTFSITNDQISALQLGNYSQTTTPNLFKGTDLSNWITQENTSSFTLTDNQWLGISFGTRRPYIPQEMQNLNTNDFTTSTLQVYPNPTSDYVIVDSKETIKEIKIYTTIGTLVKTAKISKIQLNDLPSGIYYLEVSTNQTKEIKKLIKK from the coding sequence ATGAAAAGAATTACATTGTTATTCTTATTTTTTTCCATTTGTAGCTTTGCTCAATTTACTACGAATGATGTAAAATTCTATGTGGGCGAAGGAGATCGAACGGCTTACTTCATTGCTGATTTCAAGGACGGAACTGATGATCGTTCATATGTCTGGGGAATAAGATTTGATCAAGATGAACCAATTAATGGTACAGAAATGTTACAGTTAATTGCTGATTATGAGCCAAACTTTACTTATGAACAATCAAGTGGATTTTTAGATCGAATTGCTTTTAATCACCATGATTCGTATGAACAAGAATATGACTATTGGAGTTTATGGTATTCGAGAGATGGACAAAATTGGAATATGGGAGGTTGGATGACATCTGATCTTATAGATGGTTATTGGTACGCGGCTACATATGGTTTTGGAATGAATGTTCCAGGTCCAGATGCTCCTGTAGCACCAATTCCAGCATATTCTTCACAATGGTTACAGCAAAATTATGTATCTTCTTGGATTGGTACTGGTACAAATAACAGTTTAGTTATTATCGATTTTGGAACTGATACGAATAATGTTGCTGATTCTTTTGTTGTTGGAATCAATTACAATGGAAATATTACAGTAGAACAAGCATTACAGTTAATTCAAGAGAACAATACGGATTTTACTTTTTCAATTACAAATGATCAAATTTCAGCTTTACAATTAGGTAATTATTCGCAAACAACTACACCTAATTTGTTTAAAGGTACAGATTTATCGAATTGGATTACTCAAGAAAATACATCAAGTTTTACATTAACCGATAACCAATGGTTAGGAATTAGTTTTGGTACAAGAAGACCATATATTCCGCAAGAAATGCAAAATTTAAATACGAACGATTTTACAACATCTACATTACAAGTTTATCCAAACCCAACATCAGATTATGTTATTGTAGATTCAAAGGAAACGATTAAAGAAATTAAAATTTATACAACAATAGGTACTTTAGTAAAAACGGCGAAGATATCTAAAATTCAATTAAATGATTTGCCTTCAGGAATTTACTATTTAGAAGTATCAACAAATCAAACAAAAGAAATTAAAAAATTGATTAAAAAATAA
- a CDS encoding S9 family peptidase, protein MIQNLLAKKSTVISYSQEIIRRKAIALAAITLLSTQVDAQKKPLDHTVYDEWQSIGYSILSNNGNWVAYQVKTQESDNTLGIFGIPTQKNFEFHRGDQVKFTSDSNFAIFNIKPFYKDLKEVRIKKKKEHEIAKDSIGIINLSTQKVEKLPNLKSFKVPEKGGSFVAYLTHKEEAKKDTTKGKDKKPAPKKDAKKDQPLDLILRNLATGKKETFKNVVDYDFSENGKQLIFSTKPEKKDSTDKTQHGVYLVNTANFAKQLLVEGIGEYKQFSFDENATQVSFFGSKEDEKVKTKTYQHYFAKLPLTGKIDSVKIDNMPTNWVLSEHRKPNFSKDGKKLFLGIAPKPIEKDTTLIAEDHAKVDIWHWNEDHIQPMQLKNLDREKKRSYLVSLDTTNPTKMVQLADASMNQVELVAKGNANFAIGSSDNHYRVSSQWDASGRKDYYIVDVNTGHRMPIVNGLVGRLSASPSGKYIVYYNRENHLWYSYNPITKETEVLNQKLKVSFKDEENDMPTEAREYGIVYFTNNDETVLIKDRYDIWEFDLTGKKKPRNITNGYGRKNDITFDIKKLNEDIKTLDRKQDVYLTAFNNKTKASGVFKGNIEKAKNPELVKMSNMYAAQNMKKAKDADVFIYSKETVKDPADVYVSKDFINETKITDINPQQADYIWETSELVEWKTYSGKKATGVLYKPENFDENKKYPMIVYFYEKVSDGLNRYQEPAPTRSRLNHSYFVSNGYLVFTPDISYEDGYPGKSAEDYINSGVEALKKNKWVAGDKIGIQGQSWGGYQVAHLITRTNMYAAAWAGAPVWNMTSAYGGIRWQTGMSRQFQYERTQSRIGKNLWEAKDLYIENSPLFFTPNVNTPVAIMHNDNDGAVPWYQGIEMFMSLRRLGKPAWLLNYNNDEHNLMNRANRNDIQKRQQQFFDHYLKGAPAPKWMTTGVPATMKGIDWGFDVEETKTID, encoded by the coding sequence ATGATACAAAATCTACTTGCAAAAAAAAGTACAGTAATTTCTTATTCTCAAGAAATTATTCGCAGAAAAGCGATTGCTTTAGCAGCCATAACTTTATTATCCACACAAGTTGATGCACAGAAAAAACCTTTAGATCACACAGTTTATGATGAATGGCAATCAATTGGATATTCGATTTTATCAAATAACGGAAATTGGGTTGCTTACCAAGTGAAGACACAAGAAAGTGATAATACATTAGGAATTTTTGGAATTCCAACTCAAAAAAACTTTGAATTTCACCGCGGGGATCAAGTAAAATTTACTTCTGATTCTAATTTTGCCATTTTTAATATAAAGCCTTTTTATAAAGATTTGAAAGAAGTTCGAATCAAAAAGAAGAAAGAACATGAAATAGCAAAAGATTCGATCGGAATCATCAATTTATCTACTCAAAAGGTTGAAAAATTACCGAACCTAAAATCATTTAAAGTTCCTGAAAAAGGAGGTTCATTTGTTGCATATTTAACGCATAAAGAAGAGGCTAAAAAGGATACAACAAAAGGAAAAGATAAAAAACCAGCACCTAAAAAGGATGCAAAAAAAGATCAACCATTAGATTTGATTCTTAGAAATTTAGCGACTGGAAAAAAGGAAACTTTTAAAAACGTTGTAGATTATGATTTTAGTGAAAACGGAAAACAATTAATTTTTTCGACTAAACCAGAAAAGAAAGATTCTACAGATAAAACACAACACGGAGTTTACCTTGTAAATACAGCAAATTTTGCTAAACAATTATTAGTTGAGGGAATTGGCGAATATAAACAATTTTCTTTTGATGAAAATGCGACTCAAGTTTCGTTTTTTGGATCAAAAGAAGATGAAAAAGTTAAGACTAAAACATATCAACATTACTTTGCTAAATTGCCATTAACAGGAAAAATTGATTCTGTTAAAATTGATAATATGCCAACTAATTGGGTGCTTTCTGAACACAGAAAACCTAATTTTAGTAAAGATGGTAAAAAATTATTTTTAGGAATTGCTCCAAAACCAATTGAAAAGGATACAACTTTAATTGCAGAAGATCATGCTAAAGTAGACATTTGGCACTGGAATGAAGATCACATCCAACCAATGCAGTTAAAGAATCTTGATCGTGAGAAAAAACGTTCGTATTTGGTATCATTAGATACTACAAATCCTACAAAGATGGTTCAGTTAGCAGATGCATCAATGAACCAAGTAGAATTGGTAGCTAAGGGTAATGCAAATTTCGCAATTGGATCATCAGATAATCACTATCGAGTTTCATCGCAATGGGATGCTTCTGGACGTAAAGATTATTATATTGTAGATGTAAATACGGGTCATCGTATGCCAATTGTTAATGGTTTAGTTGGTCGTTTATCAGCTTCACCTTCAGGGAAATATATTGTGTATTACAACAGAGAAAATCATTTATGGTATTCATATAATCCAATTACAAAGGAAACAGAAGTTTTAAATCAAAAGTTAAAAGTTTCTTTTAAAGATGAGGAAAATGATATGCCAACGGAAGCGAGAGAATACGGTATTGTATATTTTACAAATAACGATGAAACAGTTTTAATTAAAGATCGTTATGATATTTGGGAATTTGATTTAACTGGCAAAAAGAAACCAAGAAATATAACTAATGGATATGGTCGTAAGAATGATATTACATTTGATATTAAAAAATTGAATGAAGATATTAAAACGTTAGATCGTAAGCAAGATGTTTATTTAACAGCTTTTAATAACAAAACAAAAGCTTCAGGAGTTTTTAAAGGAAACATCGAAAAAGCTAAAAATCCTGAATTAGTAAAAATGTCAAATATGTATGCGGCTCAGAATATGAAAAAAGCCAAAGATGCTGATGTTTTTATTTATTCGAAAGAAACGGTTAAAGATCCTGCTGATGTTTATGTTTCAAAAGATTTCATCAACGAAACGAAAATTACAGACATCAATCCACAACAAGCAGATTATATTTGGGAAACATCTGAATTGGTAGAATGGAAAACATATTCTGGGAAAAAGGCGACAGGAGTTTTATATAAACCTGAAAACTTTGATGAGAATAAAAAATATCCAATGATTGTTTATTTCTACGAAAAAGTTTCTGACGGATTAAATCGTTACCAAGAACCTGCACCAACACGTTCTCGTTTAAATCATTCATACTTTGTAAGTAACGGATATTTAGTATTTACGCCAGATATTTCTTACGAAGATGGTTATCCAGGTAAATCAGCCGAAGATTATATTAATTCGGGAGTTGAAGCTTTAAAGAAAAATAAATGGGTTGCTGGAGATAAAATCGGTATTCAAGGTCAAAGTTGGGGTGGTTATCAAGTAGCACATTTAATTACGCGCACTAATATGTATGCAGCAGCTTGGGCTGGGGCACCGGTTTGGAATATGACTTCTGCTTATGGTGGTATTCGTTGGCAAACAGGAATGTCGCGTCAGTTCCAGTACGAGCGTACGCAAAGTAGAATTGGTAAGAATTTATGGGAAGCAAAAGATTTATACATCGAAAATTCTCCTTTATTTTTCACACCAAATGTAAATACGCCAGTTGCAATCATGCATAATGATAATGATGGTGCTGTGCCTTGGTACCAAGGAATTGAAATGTTTATGTCTTTACGTCGTTTAGGTAAACCTGCTTGGTTATTAAATTATAATAATGATGAACATAATTTGATGAATCGTGCAAATCGTAATGATATTCAAAAACGTCAACAACAATTTTTTGATCATTATTTAAAAGGCGCTCCTGCTCCAAAATGGATGACAACAGGTGTTCCTGCAACAATGAAAGGAATTGATTGGGGCTTTGATGTTGAAGAAACCAAAACTATAGATTAA
- the cobT gene encoding nicotinate-nucleotide--dimethylbenzimidazole phosphoribosyltransferase: protein MIQNSTTTTLNEQLQQKIDLKTKPLGALGLLEKLAFQIGMVQQSLTPQLINPTILLFAGDHGVAKAGVSAYPPEVTFQMVMNIVQGGAAVTVFCKQNKLDFLTIDAGVNYDFGIVDGLIDNKINFGTKNFIVEKAMTRNELDLCLEKSAQVVNQVADNDCNVIGFGEMGIGNTSSASMIMHHITKIPLKDCIGRGTGLDEEQLNKKIELLSEANEFHGALNDPMEILQTYGGFEVAQICGAMVAAYKNRMLILVDGFIATSAFLVAQALYPEIKDYAVFCHNSNEIGHQKMLNYLEVKPLLNLEMRVGEGTGCALAYPILENAVAFLNEMASFESAGVSNK from the coding sequence ATGATACAAAATTCAACTACTACTACATTAAACGAACAATTACAACAAAAAATTGATTTAAAAACTAAACCTTTAGGAGCGTTAGGATTATTAGAAAAATTAGCTTTCCAAATTGGTATGGTTCAACAATCATTAACTCCTCAGTTAATTAATCCTACGATTTTATTGTTTGCTGGTGACCACGGTGTTGCAAAAGCAGGAGTTAGCGCATATCCACCAGAAGTTACTTTTCAAATGGTTATGAATATTGTTCAGGGTGGTGCTGCAGTAACGGTTTTTTGTAAACAAAATAAACTTGATTTTTTAACCATTGATGCAGGAGTAAATTATGATTTTGGAATCGTAGATGGATTAATTGACAATAAAATAAATTTCGGAACTAAAAATTTCATTGTCGAGAAAGCAATGACTCGAAATGAATTGGATTTGTGTTTAGAAAAATCTGCTCAAGTTGTAAATCAAGTTGCCGATAATGATTGTAATGTTATAGGTTTCGGTGAAATGGGAATTGGAAACACATCTTCTGCATCTATGATTATGCATCATATCACAAAAATCCCTTTAAAAGATTGTATTGGTAGAGGAACTGGTTTAGATGAAGAACAATTAAATAAAAAAATTGAACTGTTATCTGAAGCTAATGAATTTCATGGCGCTTTAAACGATCCAATGGAAATTCTTCAAACGTATGGTGGTTTTGAAGTTGCGCAGATATGTGGAGCAATGGTAGCTGCATACAAAAACAGGATGTTAATTTTGGTTGATGGATTTATTGCGACAAGTGCATTTTTAGTAGCTCAAGCTTTGTATCCAGAAATAAAAGATTATGCAGTTTTTTGTCATAACAGTAACGAAATTGGGCATCAAAAAATGTTGAATTATTTAGAAGTAAAACCTTTATTAAATTTAGAAATGAGAGTAGGAGAGGGAACAGGTTGTGCCTTGGCTTATCCAATTCTTGAAAACGCAGTTGCTTTTCTTAATGAAATGGCAAGTTTTGAAAGTGCTGGCGTTTCTAACAAATAA
- a CDS encoding CusA/CzcA family heavy metal efflux RND transporter, whose amino-acid sequence MLNKIIDFSIKNKFIVGLFTLALLIFGIFEATKLPMDAQPDITSNQVQIITVAPSFGAEDIERLVTFPIEQANSNIAGISEIRSFSRFGLSLVTIVFDDDTDVFWARQQVSERLAQVKSEIPEGIGEPQMGPISTGLGEIYQYVVRPADGYEDQYDETELRTIQDWIVRRQLLGVPGVADVSSFGGKLKQFEIGINPQQLQAFNLTINDVFEALSANNQNTGGAYIEKGPTSLFIRSEGLIGSIKDIENIVVKQSGSGTPILMRDVAEVKTGFATRYGAMTYNDKGEVSGAIVMMLKGANAQEVVKNVQKRIEEIKKTLPEGIVIEPFLDRKKMVDNTISTVQTNLLEGALIVVFILVIFLGNARAGIIVATVIPLSLLFAIIMMNLFGVGGNLMSMGALDFGLIVDGAVIIVEAVMHQLAHSKKFGLKNKLSQKEMDQTVGESAKKMVNSAVFGQIIILIVYLPIFSLQGIEGKMFKPMAQTVAFALVGAFILSLTYVPMMSSILLSRKKKEKPNLSDRVMAKIEVFHQKYLIKALKIRTIILTIVISLFAVAVFVMSRLGGEFIPALEEGDFAVEARILPGSNISTTIEYTTKAAKILKERFPEVEMVVTKIGSGEIPTEPMPMDAGDMIIVLKPKKEWTSATTFPELSEKMQKELEEIPGLSVSFQFPVQMRFNELMTGAKQDVVIKIFGEDLDKLVENAQKIGKIINSVEGTDNLYIEPVNGIPQVVIEFNRALIAQYGLSIGEANRIVNMAFAGQSTGQVFEGEKRFDLVVRLAQDKRANIEDIRNLLIPMPSGTQIPLSQLAKVDYKNTPNQIQREDAKRRIVIGFNVKGRDIESVVKEVQQKVDAKVKLPTGYYTTYGGAFENLNQAKARLGIAVPVALVLIFVLLYFAFKSIKESLLIYTAIPLSSIGGVLFLAARDMPFSISAGVGFIALFGIAVLNGIVLISEYNRLRDHGIKNTTRIVVMGTRTRLRPVLMTAAVASLGFLPMAISNGSGAEVQRPLATVVIGGLLGATFLTLFVLPILYVMFEHIQFKKKRRNKKAISTALIIAFAFLGTTAHAQERMSFEEVVKLAEVNNLEVKQAELNSLYHEKNVFANRSLDPLDISAEFGQVNSNQFDNKITVAQNFQFPVVFKRQKALNEQMINVSKTNEKLTKIEVKQRLANVYVLMQNYESQRELLKENESIYQQFLDKANLRLKKGESNRSEVSTAIIQLKSIQNQIKLIDVELENSSRKIQYLANTTSKIYPIQSDINWYDMNLNTISTHHPILKLAEETIQTSTLETEVEKSKKIPTFSVGYSNQSFSDLDQNRYNSFQIGVGLPIFNRGINSSIEASKIKVNIAKQNYSLQQAKMQQDLDVVRNQINAYDEIVSDFEQTQIPASHDLQKTINHQLLEGEINFLDWVILNNQIIDVKTKFLEAKNLRDQANAAMTYFTAQ is encoded by the coding sequence ATGTTAAATAAAATCATTGATTTTTCAATCAAGAATAAATTCATCGTAGGTTTATTTACGCTTGCTTTGTTAATTTTTGGGATTTTCGAAGCGACTAAATTACCTATGGATGCACAACCTGATATTACCTCAAATCAGGTTCAAATTATTACAGTTGCTCCTTCTTTTGGAGCAGAAGATATCGAACGTTTGGTTACATTTCCTATCGAACAAGCCAATTCGAACATTGCTGGAATTTCAGAAATTCGTAGTTTTTCACGTTTCGGTTTATCTTTAGTTACCATAGTTTTCGATGACGATACGGATGTTTTTTGGGCACGACAGCAAGTAAGCGAACGGTTAGCTCAAGTTAAAAGCGAAATTCCAGAAGGAATTGGCGAACCACAAATGGGACCGATTTCAACAGGTTTGGGAGAAATTTATCAATATGTAGTTCGTCCCGCTGATGGATATGAAGATCAATACGACGAAACCGAATTACGCACCATTCAAGATTGGATCGTTCGTCGTCAATTATTAGGTGTTCCTGGAGTTGCTGATGTCAGTAGTTTTGGTGGAAAATTAAAACAATTCGAAATCGGAATTAATCCACAACAATTACAAGCGTTTAACTTAACTATTAATGATGTTTTCGAAGCGTTAAGCGCGAATAATCAAAATACAGGTGGAGCTTATATCGAAAAAGGTCCAACTTCATTATTTATTCGTTCCGAAGGATTAATTGGTTCTATCAAGGATATTGAAAATATTGTCGTTAAACAATCAGGAAGTGGAACACCAATCTTAATGCGTGATGTAGCCGAAGTTAAAACAGGTTTCGCAACACGATATGGTGCAATGACGTATAACGATAAAGGAGAAGTTTCTGGTGCAATCGTAATGATGCTAAAAGGTGCAAATGCGCAAGAAGTTGTTAAGAATGTACAGAAGAGAATCGAAGAAATTAAGAAAACTTTACCCGAAGGAATTGTCATAGAACCTTTTTTAGACCGTAAAAAAATGGTAGATAATACCATTTCAACAGTTCAAACCAACTTATTAGAAGGTGCATTAATTGTAGTTTTCATCTTAGTAATTTTCTTAGGAAATGCAAGAGCTGGAATTATAGTAGCCACTGTTATTCCGCTTTCATTACTATTTGCCATCATCATGATGAACTTGTTTGGAGTTGGAGGAAATTTGATGAGTATGGGTGCTTTAGACTTTGGATTAATTGTAGATGGTGCAGTAATTATTGTTGAAGCTGTTATGCATCAACTCGCTCATAGTAAAAAGTTTGGATTGAAAAATAAATTATCTCAAAAAGAGATGGATCAAACGGTTGGAGAATCCGCTAAGAAAATGGTGAATTCTGCTGTTTTTGGCCAGATTATTATCTTAATTGTTTATTTACCAATATTTAGTTTACAAGGTATCGAAGGAAAAATGTTCAAACCAATGGCGCAAACCGTTGCTTTTGCATTAGTTGGTGCATTTATTTTATCCTTGACTTATGTACCGATGATGTCGAGTATTTTATTAAGCCGTAAAAAGAAAGAAAAACCAAATCTTTCAGATCGCGTAATGGCAAAAATTGAGGTATTTCATCAAAAATATTTAATCAAAGCTTTAAAAATAAGAACGATTATTTTAACTATTGTTATTTCCTTATTTGCTGTTGCTGTCTTTGTTATGTCACGTTTAGGTGGAGAATTTATTCCAGCTTTAGAGGAAGGAGATTTTGCCGTTGAAGCACGTATTTTACCAGGAAGTAATATTTCTACAACCATTGAATATACAACGAAAGCAGCCAAAATACTGAAAGAACGTTTCCCTGAAGTTGAAATGGTGGTAACAAAAATTGGTAGTGGTGAAATTCCGACCGAGCCAATGCCAATGGATGCTGGAGACATGATAATCGTTCTGAAACCAAAAAAAGAATGGACTTCTGCAACAACTTTCCCTGAATTATCGGAAAAAATGCAAAAAGAATTGGAAGAAATTCCTGGTTTATCAGTGAGTTTCCAATTCCCAGTTCAAATGCGTTTTAATGAGTTAATGACAGGTGCAAAACAAGATGTGGTAATTAAAATTTTCGGAGAAGATTTAGATAAATTAGTCGAAAATGCGCAAAAAATTGGTAAAATCATCAATTCGGTTGAAGGAACAGATAATTTATACATCGAACCTGTAAATGGGATTCCGCAAGTTGTTATCGAATTTAATCGTGCGCTAATTGCTCAATATGGATTGTCTATCGGAGAAGCTAATCGAATCGTGAATATGGCTTTTGCTGGTCAATCAACTGGTCAAGTTTTCGAAGGAGAAAAACGTTTTGATTTAGTGGTTCGATTAGCACAAGATAAACGAGCAAATATCGAAGACATTCGAAACTTATTAATTCCTATGCCATCTGGAACACAAATTCCTTTGAGTCAATTAGCGAAAGTAGATTATAAAAATACGCCGAATCAAATTCAGCGCGAAGATGCGAAACGTCGAATCGTGATTGGATTTAATGTAAAAGGTCGAGATATTGAAAGCGTAGTAAAAGAAGTACAACAAAAAGTAGATGCAAAAGTTAAATTACCAACTGGTTATTACACAACCTACGGCGGTGCATTCGAAAACTTAAATCAAGCGAAAGCTCGTTTAGGAATCGCGGTTCCAGTAGCTTTAGTTTTAATTTTCGTTTTATTATACTTTGCTTTCAAATCCATCAAAGAAAGTTTATTAATCTATACGGCTATTCCATTATCGTCAATTGGTGGAGTTTTATTTTTAGCTGCGCGTGATATGCCTTTTAGTATCAGTGCGGGTGTTGGATTTATCGCTCTTTTTGGAATTGCGGTTTTAAACGGAATCGTTTTAATTTCTGAATACAATCGTTTACGAGATCACGGAATCAAAAATACAACTCGAATCGTTGTCATGGGTACAAGAACTCGTTTACGTCCTGTTTTAATGACTGCTGCAGTTGCCTCGTTAGGTTTCTTACCTATGGCGATAAGTAATGGTTCTGGAGCCGAAGTTCAACGTCCATTAGCAACAGTTGTAATTGGTGGTTTATTAGGAGCCACATTTTTAACCTTATTTGTCTTACCAATCTTATATGTCATGTTCGAACATATTCAATTTAAAAAGAAACGTAGAAACAAAAAAGCGATTTCTACAGCTCTAATAATTGCTTTTGCATTTTTAGGAACTACTGCTCACGCACAAGAAAGAATGTCTTTTGAAGAAGTTGTGAAATTAGCGGAAGTGAATAATTTAGAAGTTAAACAAGCGGAATTAAATTCATTGTATCACGAAAAAAATGTCTTTGCGAATCGTTCGTTAGATCCGTTAGATATTTCTGCTGAATTTGGTCAAGTGAATTCGAATCAATTTGATAATAAAATTACAGTTGCTCAAAATTTTCAATTTCCTGTGGTTTTTAAACGTCAGAAAGCATTAAATGAACAAATGATTAATGTTTCAAAAACGAATGAAAAATTAACGAAAATTGAAGTTAAACAACGTTTGGCGAATGTGTATGTGTTGATGCAGAATTATGAATCTCAACGTGAATTATTGAAAGAAAACGAATCAATTTATCAGCAATTTTTAGATAAAGCAAATTTACGTTTAAAGAAAGGAGAATCGAACCGAAGTGAAGTTTCGACTGCTATTATTCAATTAAAATCGATTCAAAATCAAATTAAATTAATTGATGTGGAATTAGAAAATTCATCTCGTAAAATTCAATATTTAGCGAATACGACTTCTAAAATTTATCCAATTCAATCGGATATTAATTGGTATGATATGAACTTGAATACTATTTCAACTCATCATCCTATTCTAAAATTAGCAGAAGAAACGATTCAAACTTCAACATTAGAAACTGAAGTTGAAAAATCGAAGAAAATTCCAACTTTTTCAGTTGGATATTCCAACCAAAGCTTCTCAGATTTAGATCAAAATCGTTACAATTCTTTCCAAATTGGAGTAGGATTACCAATTTTTAATCGTGGGATTAATTCATCCATCGAAGCGTCAAAAATTAAAGTGAATATCGCGAAACAAAATTATTCGTTACAACAAGCAAAAATGCAACAAGATTTAGATGTGGTAAGAAATCAAATCAATGCGTATGATGAAATTGTTTCTGATTTTGAACAAACGCAAATTCCAGCATCGCATGATTTACAGAAAACTATTAATCATCAATTATTAGAAGGAGAAATTAACTTTTTGGATTGGGTAATTTTGAATAATCAAATCATCGATGTGAAAACAAAATTTTTAGAAGCCAAAAACTTACGTGATCAGGCAAATGCCGCAATGACTTATTTTACTGCACAATAA